A window of the Proteus terrae subsp. cibarius genome harbors these coding sequences:
- a CDS encoding replication protein RepA, giving the protein MTIKDVTDVQAKGTTRRKSASVTSGKLEISTKYIDNIIAIQERSAQEANELGFIARLLIQATIPHSKPKSNEWSRKNGHFTMHMMTPSSVGLPYGCYARLLLVWVSTQAVRNKSRLDSGFITEQEARKLDLGHSQRRFMEELGLGSTGGENGTIGPFREQMRRLFKTTISVSYTELNDESGYICEDETGARVADISHIWWSTKQPDQDSLWESWVELSPKFFQLITDKPVPLDMRVLRLIKRSPMALDIYCWATYRVSYLKRATIIPWSGLMEQMGSNYANVKSFKQRFKDGLKKVQQAWPELDATPTEKGLLLKPSAPQVPRQTKLQVSRDIEV; this is encoded by the coding sequence ATGACGATTAAAGATGTAACGGATGTTCAGGCTAAGGGAACCACTCGGCGAAAAAGTGCCTCGGTTACCAGCGGTAAGCTAGAGATCAGCACGAAATATATCGACAACATCATAGCAATCCAGGAGCGCAGTGCTCAGGAAGCGAATGAACTCGGTTTTATCGCGCGGCTTCTGATTCAAGCAACTATACCGCATAGTAAGCCCAAATCGAATGAGTGGAGCCGCAAGAATGGTCATTTCACAATGCACATGATGACCCCCTCATCTGTAGGTTTGCCTTACGGTTGCTATGCACGTTTGTTGTTGGTTTGGGTCAGTACACAAGCAGTAAGAAATAAGTCAAGACTGGACAGTGGTTTTATCACTGAACAGGAAGCACGCAAGCTTGATCTGGGACATTCTCAAAGACGTTTTATGGAAGAGCTAGGGCTAGGTTCAACTGGAGGCGAAAATGGAACCATTGGTCCTTTTCGAGAACAAATGCGGCGATTATTTAAAACGACGATCAGTGTTAGCTATACAGAGCTAAATGATGAAAGTGGATATATTTGTGAAGATGAAACTGGAGCCAGAGTTGCTGATATTTCCCATATTTGGTGGAGTACGAAGCAACCTGATCAAGATTCACTATGGGAATCTTGGGTGGAACTGTCGCCTAAATTTTTTCAATTGATTACTGATAAACCGGTCCCTCTGGATATGAGAGTGTTGCGGTTGATTAAGCGTTCTCCGATGGCTTTAGACATATATTGTTGGGCGACTTATCGGGTGAGTTACTTAAAGCGAGCCACAATTATTCCGTGGTCAGGTTTGATGGAGCAAATGGGGTCTAATTATGCCAATGTAAAAAGCTTTAAGCAGCGGTTTAAGGATGGACTGAAAAAGGTACAGCAGGCATGGCCAGAGCTAGATGCTACTCCAACCGAAAAAGGGTTGCTTTTGAAGCCTAGTGCTCCTCAAGTACCTCGTCAGACAAAGCTACAGGTTTCACGGGATATTGAAGTGTGA
- a CDS encoding tyrosine-type recombinase/integrase: MLTDTKLRNLKPKDKLYKVNDRDGLYVAVTTAGSISFRYNYSINGRQETITFGRYGVGGITLAEARERLNEAKRMVTDGKSPAKEKARAKARTKDAETFGAWAQKWLRGYQMADSTRDMRRSVYARELEGKFGNQKLTEITHEDLRALTDAIVERGAPATAVHTRDIVLQVYRWAIERGQKVENPADLVRPASIARFEPRDRTLTPAEIGLMYRYMEKVGTTPSIRAAVKLLLLTMVRKSELTNATWNEINFSEALWTIPKERMKRRNPHLVFLSRQAMDILIALKTFAGGSDYILPSRYDSDAPMSSATMNRVMDLTYKAAQKDGQSLSKFGPHDLRRTASTLLHEAGYNTDWIEKCLAHEQKGVRAVYNKAEYREQRAAMLQDWSDMIDEWTT; encoded by the coding sequence ATGCTGACTGATACCAAGCTACGCAATCTCAAACCCAAAGATAAACTATACAAAGTCAATGACCGTGATGGCCTCTATGTTGCTGTGACCACTGCGGGTTCTATCTCATTTCGCTACAACTACTCGATCAATGGCAGACAAGAAACCATTACCTTTGGCCGCTACGGAGTAGGAGGCATCACGTTAGCAGAAGCGCGTGAGCGTCTCAATGAAGCGAAGAGAATGGTTACTGATGGAAAGTCACCGGCCAAAGAGAAAGCCCGTGCGAAGGCGAGAACGAAAGATGCTGAAACCTTTGGGGCCTGGGCTCAGAAATGGCTGCGTGGTTATCAGATGGCCGACTCTACCCGGGATATGCGTCGCTCAGTCTACGCCCGAGAGTTAGAGGGCAAATTTGGCAATCAGAAGCTGACCGAAATCACCCATGAAGATCTGCGAGCACTGACTGACGCGATAGTAGAGCGTGGAGCGCCCGCAACGGCTGTACATACGCGTGACATTGTACTCCAGGTGTATCGATGGGCGATTGAGAGAGGGCAGAAAGTTGAGAACCCGGCAGACCTGGTGAGGCCCGCAAGTATCGCGCGGTTTGAGCCAAGAGACCGAACGTTAACACCGGCTGAGATTGGTTTGATGTACCGCTATATGGAAAAGGTAGGAACCACCCCTTCGATTCGTGCTGCGGTAAAGTTGCTATTGCTGACTATGGTACGCAAAAGCGAATTAACCAATGCAACCTGGAATGAAATTAACTTTAGCGAAGCGTTGTGGACGATTCCTAAAGAGAGGATGAAACGGCGTAACCCTCACCTGGTATTTTTGTCGCGCCAGGCGATGGACATTCTGATTGCCTTGAAGACATTTGCCGGTGGGTCTGATTACATTCTTCCTTCCCGTTATGACTCTGATGCTCCCATGAGTAGTGCGACGATGAACCGAGTCATGGATTTGACATACAAGGCCGCGCAAAAGGATGGGCAGTCACTAAGTAAGTTTGGGCCGCATGACCTTCGTAGAACAGCGAGTACACTGCTGCATGAAGCAGGATACAACACTGATTGGATAGAAAAATGCCTGGCGCACGAACAGAAAGGAGTGAGGGCTGTTTACAACAAAGCCGAATACCGAGAACAGCGCGCGGCCATGTTGCAGGACTGGTCTGACATGATTGATGAGTGGACCACTTAA
- a CDS encoding TonB-dependent receptor translates to MKFTRKILSTLILFSGVNHLVIASEVDKAVQFSSLKVSSAQKETPEQKTLGKPGAYSSIGEINNLESVEQALRSTPGTYTQMDVSQPGVSVNIRGLSGFGRVNMMVDGVTQTTYSTSPSQISHGGQPYNQFNSMLDPNFIVQVDISRGQQDGENSINALAGSANFKTIGIEDILFKGNSWGVRSKAAGGTNGLGYNGMVAFAGQRSLFNDNGTAGAMIALSGHKIESSYKNGAGFNSEEFATNKHFNQKPHSELAKINIKPNDSHELELSGRFYNNNFNRRKIDAKDYYAKYRYTPLNDLFDSEIRLSHSQASQKFEGDSLMSLRNANAKNTSDSLVVKNTSRFNYGEIDMALTLGSKLMSTEYKRSVIAPSTDPWQANNMVENNTFAPQGKNDLTSFFSQMKFEYDIYTLDLNLNYVDYNIKGYKPACAARDACFPEGEMNVNRHDRNWDPGVLLSAEIISEFQPFVSYAHTMRAPTSQEIFFANEGGASMNPYLKSEKADTFQLGFNSYRPDLIIEGDSFRFKGLWYYTKIKNYISSESFIVCKGGIRCRADDTLTLDDYANMENDGNINLHTNSIDPVVLRGYELQANYDAEVFYANLSYSDQRTSQPTSIASLDFGQSPASELPKYYATIDTGIRLFDDRSLELGTVIQITGKSRKSSPEGVDYDLGIVPMVEQEKIPTIIDVYGNYQINKNISLKFAVHNLMNKNYSNALDRSNSSPIMQDPSANTQTARGRSYLFAGEVRF, encoded by the coding sequence ATGAAGTTTACAAGGAAAATACTTAGTACTCTTATTTTATTTTCAGGTGTTAATCATCTCGTCATCGCATCTGAAGTGGATAAAGCGGTTCAATTTAGTAGCTTAAAAGTTTCATCAGCACAAAAAGAAACACCAGAACAGAAAACATTGGGAAAACCAGGTGCTTATAGTTCTATTGGTGAAATTAATAATCTCGAGTCTGTTGAACAAGCATTGCGATCAACCCCTGGGACTTACACTCAAATGGATGTAAGTCAACCAGGTGTGAGTGTCAATATTCGCGGACTTAGTGGGTTTGGGCGCGTTAATATGATGGTAGATGGTGTTACGCAAACAACATATAGCACATCTCCTAGCCAAATTAGCCATGGTGGTCAGCCATATAATCAATTTAATAGCATGCTTGATCCAAACTTTATTGTTCAAGTTGATATTTCTCGAGGTCAACAAGATGGTGAAAATAGTATCAATGCCTTAGCAGGTAGCGCTAATTTTAAAACTATTGGTATCGAAGATATTTTATTTAAAGGAAATTCATGGGGAGTAAGAAGTAAAGCAGCTGGTGGTACTAATGGGTTAGGTTATAACGGTATGGTCGCTTTTGCAGGACAACGTTCATTATTTAATGATAATGGTACAGCTGGTGCAATGATTGCGTTAAGTGGACACAAAATAGAATCTTCTTATAAAAATGGTGCTGGTTTTAATAGTGAAGAATTTGCGACTAATAAACATTTTAATCAAAAGCCCCATTCAGAATTAGCAAAAATTAATATTAAACCAAACGATTCCCATGAATTAGAATTAAGTGGTCGATTTTATAATAATAATTTTAATCGACGTAAAATTGATGCTAAAGATTATTATGCAAAATATCGCTATACACCATTAAATGATCTTTTTGACAGTGAAATTCGTTTGAGTCACAGCCAAGCGTCTCAAAAATTTGAAGGCGATTCTTTAATGAGCTTGCGTAATGCAAATGCCAAAAATACCTCTGATTCTCTCGTAGTTAAAAATACCAGCCGTTTTAATTATGGTGAAATTGATATGGCATTAACACTCGGCTCTAAATTAATGTCAACAGAATACAAGCGTAGTGTTATTGCGCCTTCTACGGACCCGTGGCAAGCAAATAATATGGTTGAAAATAATACATTTGCACCACAAGGAAAAAATGATTTAACTAGCTTTTTTTCACAAATGAAATTTGAATACGATATTTATACTCTTGATCTAAATTTAAATTATGTGGATTACAATATAAAAGGATATAAGCCAGCGTGTGCGGCTCGTGATGCATGTTTCCCTGAAGGTGAAATGAATGTAAATCGTCATGATAGAAATTGGGATCCTGGGGTGTTACTTTCCGCTGAAATTATTTCTGAATTTCAACCCTTTGTTAGTTATGCTCACACCATGAGAGCACCCACTTCACAAGAGATATTTTTTGCCAATGAAGGTGGTGCTTCAATGAATCCATATTTAAAGAGTGAAAAGGCTGATACATTCCAGCTTGGGTTTAATAGTTACCGCCCTGATTTAATTATCGAAGGTGATAGCTTTCGATTTAAAGGATTATGGTATTACACAAAGATCAAAAATTATATTTCTAGTGAATCTTTTATCGTGTGCAAAGGAGGGATCCGTTGTAGAGCTGATGATACATTAACATTGGATGATTACGCCAATATGGAAAATGACGGTAATATTAATCTTCATACTAACAGTATCGATCCTGTGGTTTTACGTGGCTATGAGTTACAAGCTAATTATGATGCAGAAGTATTCTACGCTAATCTGTCATATAGTGATCAACGCACATCACAACCCACATCAATTGCTAGCTTAGATTTTGGACAATCACCAGCTTCTGAGCTTCCTAAATATTATGCCACTATAGATACGGGTATTCGCCTCTTTGATGACAGGTCATTAGAACTGGGTACGGTTATTCAAATAACAGGTAAATCACGAAAATCTTCACCAGAAGGTGTTGATTACGATTTAGGTATAGTGCCAATGGTTGAACAAGAAAAAATCCCAACGATAATTGACGTTTATGGTAATTATCAAATTAATAAAAATATCTCACTGAAATTCGCAGTACATAATTTAATGAATAAAAACTATTCTAATGCGCTTGATAGAAGTAATTCATCACCAATTATGCAAGATCCGAGTGCTAATACACAAACAGCTCGCGGTAGAAGTTATCTTTTTGCAGGAGAAGTACGTTTTTAA
- the xseA gene encoding exodeoxyribonuclease VII large subunit has protein sequence MTLPINNNIFTVSRLNKTVRQLLEMEMGRIWISAEISNFTQPSSGHWYFTLKDTNAQIRAAMFRGQNSKVNFRPQHGQQVLVRATITLYEPRGDYQLIVESMQPAGDGLLQQQFELLKQKLSAEGLFDAIHKKPLPSPAKQIGVITSSTGAALHDILNILRRRDPSLPVLIYPTAVQGAEAPMQIVHAIELANRRKECDVLIVGRGGGSLEDLWAFNDERVARAIFASEIPIVSAVGHETDVTIADFIADLRAPTPSAAAELISRNKLELLRQLQSQQQRLEMAMDYYLAKKLRAITQLHHRLQQQHPHLRLARQQNVLASTQQRLVSSFQRLLQAKQHQQTQLQKRLNYQEPSSQIQALLRQQQQLIYRMRESISQQLSRQREQFAISCSRLESVSPLATLSRGYSISETESGEVLKNTKQVKVGDPLKTRVEDGWITSEVVKTQKIKAKRKTASKNEN, from the coding sequence ATGACACTACCGATAAACAATAATATTTTTACTGTTAGCCGTCTAAATAAGACCGTTCGCCAGTTATTAGAAATGGAAATGGGTCGCATTTGGATCAGCGCTGAAATTTCCAACTTTACTCAACCCTCTTCTGGTCACTGGTATTTTACGTTAAAAGATACTAATGCCCAAATTAGAGCGGCGATGTTTCGTGGTCAAAATAGCAAAGTGAATTTTCGTCCTCAACATGGTCAGCAAGTTTTAGTGCGTGCAACAATTACATTGTATGAACCACGAGGTGATTACCAATTGATTGTTGAAAGTATGCAACCTGCGGGTGACGGACTTTTACAACAACAATTTGAGCTGTTAAAACAAAAACTCAGTGCTGAAGGTTTATTTGATGCTATTCATAAAAAACCCCTGCCATCACCCGCTAAACAAATTGGTGTTATCACTTCATCAACAGGAGCAGCACTGCACGACATTTTAAATATTCTTCGCCGTCGTGATCCCTCTTTGCCTGTTCTTATCTATCCAACTGCGGTTCAAGGTGCTGAAGCGCCTATGCAGATTGTTCATGCCATCGAGCTTGCTAACCGCCGCAAAGAGTGTGATGTTTTAATTGTTGGTCGTGGCGGTGGCTCGTTAGAAGATCTCTGGGCATTTAATGATGAACGTGTTGCTCGTGCTATTTTTGCCAGCGAAATTCCGATTGTAAGCGCCGTTGGCCATGAAACTGATGTAACCATAGCTGATTTTATTGCCGACCTTAGAGCACCAACTCCTTCTGCAGCAGCAGAACTAATCAGCCGTAACAAGCTCGAGCTATTGCGCCAATTACAATCACAACAACAACGCCTTGAAATGGCGATGGATTACTATTTAGCAAAAAAATTACGCGCAATAACACAACTTCATCATCGTTTACAACAACAGCATCCTCATTTACGTCTTGCTCGTCAGCAAAATGTATTGGCTTCAACACAACAGCGTTTAGTTTCTAGTTTTCAGCGACTATTGCAAGCCAAACAACATCAACAAACACAACTACAAAAACGCCTTAATTACCAAGAGCCTAGTTCCCAAATTCAAGCATTACTTCGCCAACAACAACAGTTAATTTACCGTATGCGAGAAAGTATTTCACAACAGTTGTCTCGTCAACGTGAACAATTCGCTATTAGCTGTTCTCGCTTAGAAAGTGTGAGTCCTCTCGCAACACTTTCTCGTGGTTACAGTATTAGCGAAACAGAGTCTGGAGAAGTGCTGAAAAATACCAAACAGGTGAAAGTGGGCGATCCGCTAAAAACGCGTGTTGAAGATGGTTGGATCACCAGTGAAGTGGTTAAAACACAAAAGATAAAAGCTAAACGTAAGACTGCCTCTAAAAATGAGAATTAA
- the guaB gene encoding IMP dehydrogenase, with product MLRIKKEALTFDDVLLVPAHSTVLPNTADLSTQLTETIRLNVPMLSAAMDTVTEAPLAIALAQEGGIGFIHKNMSIERQAEEVRRVKKHESGVVTDPITVTPETSLREVQAMTERNGFAGYPVVTNDNELVGIITGRDVRFVTDLDQPVTAVMTPKERLVTVQEGEARDVVMQRMHEKRVEKALVVDDNFHLKGMITVKDFKKAERKPNACKDEHGRLRVGAAVGAGAGNEERVAALVAAGVDILLIDSSHGHSEGVLQRIRDTRALYPNLPIIGGNVATAEGALALADAGVSAVKVGIGPGSICTTRIVTGVGVPQITAIADAVEALKDRNIPVIADGGIRFSGDIAKALAAGAACVMVGSMFAGTEESPGEIELFQGRSYKSYRGMGSLGAMSKGSSDRYFQTDNAADKLVPEGIEGRVAYKGLLKTIVHQQMGGLRSCMGLTGCATIKDLNTKAEFVRISGAGIQESHVHDVTITKESPNYRLGM from the coding sequence ATGTTACGAATTAAAAAAGAAGCACTTACATTTGATGATGTTTTGTTAGTTCCTGCACACTCCACTGTTCTTCCTAATACTGCCGACTTATCCACTCAACTGACTGAAACAATCCGCCTAAATGTTCCTATGCTTTCTGCTGCAATGGATACTGTGACTGAAGCGCCTTTAGCTATCGCATTAGCTCAAGAAGGTGGAATTGGTTTTATTCACAAAAACATGTCTATCGAACGTCAAGCTGAAGAAGTTCGTCGTGTGAAAAAACATGAAAGTGGTGTTGTCACTGATCCTATTACCGTAACACCAGAAACTTCTTTACGTGAAGTTCAAGCAATGACTGAACGCAATGGCTTTGCGGGTTACCCAGTTGTGACCAATGACAACGAATTAGTGGGTATTATTACTGGCCGTGATGTTCGTTTTGTTACTGATTTAGACCAACCTGTTACAGCGGTAATGACACCAAAAGAGCGCTTAGTGACTGTGCAAGAAGGTGAAGCACGAGATGTTGTCATGCAAAGAATGCATGAAAAACGTGTAGAGAAAGCTTTAGTGGTTGATGACAACTTCCACCTGAAAGGAATGATCACTGTAAAAGACTTCAAGAAAGCAGAACGTAAACCAAATGCTTGTAAAGACGAACACGGTCGTTTACGTGTTGGTGCTGCTGTTGGTGCAGGTGCCGGTAATGAAGAGCGTGTTGCTGCATTAGTTGCTGCAGGCGTTGATATTTTACTTATTGACTCATCTCACGGTCACTCTGAAGGTGTCTTACAGCGTATTCGTGATACTCGTGCATTATATCCAAATCTACCTATTATTGGTGGCAACGTTGCAACCGCAGAAGGTGCATTAGCACTAGCAGATGCTGGTGTGAGCGCGGTTAAAGTAGGTATTGGCCCAGGCTCTATTTGCACAACACGTATCGTAACCGGTGTGGGTGTACCACAAATTACGGCTATTGCAGATGCTGTTGAAGCACTGAAAGATCGCAACATTCCAGTTATTGCAGACGGCGGTATTCGTTTCTCTGGCGATATCGCAAAAGCATTAGCAGCAGGTGCAGCTTGCGTTATGGTTGGTTCAATGTTTGCAGGTACTGAAGAATCTCCGGGCGAGATCGAACTGTTCCAAGGACGTTCTTATAAATCTTATCGCGGCATGGGTTCATTAGGTGCGATGTCTAAAGGTTCATCAGATCGTTACTTCCAAACTGATAATGCAGCAGACAAATTAGTACCAGAAGGCATCGAAGGTCGTGTTGCTTATAAAGGTTTATTGAAAACTATTGTTCATCAACAAATGGGTGGTTTACGCTCATGCATGGGCTTAACTGGTTGCGCAACAATTAAAGATTTAAATACCAAAGCTGAATTTGTTCGTATCAGTGGGGCAGGTATTCAAGAAAGCCATGTCCATGATGTGACCATCACGAAAGAATCGCCTAACTATCGCTTAGGTATGTAA
- the guaA gene encoding glutamine-hydrolyzing GMP synthase gives MTANIHNHRILILDFGSQYTQLIARRIREIGVYCELWAWDVTEEQIREFNPNGIILSGGPESTTEDNSPRAPEYVFNAGVPVLGICYGMQTMSMQLGGDVEVSGEREFGYSQVEIRETCALFRDIQDSVSEDGKPLLDVWMSHGDKVTAIPSDFVTVASTETCPFAIMANEEKRFYGVQFHPEVTHTHQGLAILKRFVLDICGCDALWTSAAIIEDTVARLKEQIGDDHVILALSGGVDSSVTALLLNRAIGKRLTCVFVDNGLLRLNEAEQVMEMFKGKFDLNIIHVEAEDRFLTALKGENDPEKKRKIIGHTFIEIFDEEAVKQPQVKWLAQGTIYPDVIESAASATGKAHVIKSHHNVGGLPEDMKLGLVEPLKELFKDEVRKIGLELGLPYDMLYRHPFPGPGLGVRVLGEIKKEYCDLLRRADAIFIEELHKADLYNKVSQAFTVFLPVRSVGVMGDGRKYDWVVSLRAVETVDFMTAHWAHLPYDFLGRVSNRIINEVSGISRVVYDISGKPPATIEWE, from the coding sequence ATGACAGCAAATATCCATAATCATCGCATTCTTATCCTTGATTTCGGTTCACAGTATACGCAGCTTATTGCTCGTCGTATTCGTGAAATCGGCGTTTATTGTGAACTCTGGGCATGGGATGTTACAGAAGAACAAATTCGTGAATTTAATCCTAATGGTATTATTCTGTCTGGTGGCCCTGAAAGTACTACTGAAGACAACAGCCCTCGCGCACCAGAATACGTATTCAATGCAGGCGTTCCTGTATTAGGAATTTGTTATGGTATGCAAACGATGTCGATGCAATTAGGTGGCGACGTCGAAGTTTCTGGTGAGCGTGAATTTGGTTACTCACAAGTTGAAATTCGTGAAACTTGTGCACTGTTCCGTGATATTCAAGATTCTGTTAGCGAAGATGGTAAACCATTATTAGATGTATGGATGAGCCACGGTGACAAAGTTACTGCTATTCCTTCAGATTTTGTAACAGTAGCGAGCACTGAAACTTGTCCATTTGCTATCATGGCGAATGAAGAAAAACGTTTTTATGGTGTTCAATTCCACCCTGAAGTTACACATACCCATCAAGGTTTAGCGATTTTAAAACGTTTTGTTTTAGATATCTGTGGTTGTGATGCGCTGTGGACTTCCGCCGCCATTATTGAAGACACTGTTGCTCGTTTAAAAGAGCAAATTGGTGATGATCACGTTATTTTAGCGTTATCAGGCGGTGTTGATTCATCAGTAACTGCATTATTGTTAAACCGTGCGATTGGTAAACGTTTAACATGTGTATTTGTTGATAACGGCTTATTGCGTCTGAATGAAGCAGAACAAGTCATGGAAATGTTTAAAGGCAAATTTGACCTAAATATTATCCATGTTGAAGCCGAAGATCGTTTCCTAACTGCATTGAAAGGTGAAAACGATCCTGAGAAAAAACGCAAAATTATTGGTCATACATTCATTGAAATCTTTGATGAAGAAGCTGTTAAACAGCCACAAGTTAAATGGTTAGCACAAGGCACTATCTATCCTGATGTGATTGAGTCTGCTGCATCTGCAACAGGTAAAGCTCATGTAATTAAATCGCACCATAACGTGGGTGGCTTACCAGAAGATATGAAGCTGGGCTTAGTTGAGCCATTAAAAGAGCTGTTTAAAGATGAAGTGCGTAAGATTGGTTTAGAGTTAGGCTTACCATACGACATGCTTTATCGTCACCCATTCCCGGGCCCAGGTTTAGGGGTTCGCGTATTAGGTGAGATCAAGAAAGAGTACTGTGATTTATTACGTCGTGCTGATGCTATCTTTATCGAAGAACTGCATAAAGCTGATTTATATAACAAAGTAAGCCAAGCATTTACCGTGTTCTTACCTGTGCGTTCAGTGGGTGTTATGGGCGACGGTCGTAAATATGACTGGGTTGTTTCATTACGTGCAGTTGAAACTGTGGACTTTATGACAGCGCATTGGGCACATTTACCATATGACTTCTTAGGTCGTGTTTCTAACCGCATTATTAATGAAGTTAGTGGTATTTCCCGCGTTGTTTATGATATCAGCGGTAAACCACCTGCAACGATTGAGTGGGAATAA
- a CDS encoding helix-turn-helix transcriptional regulator, giving the protein MIKPLTASRGITMHELAHKTLINRKTLLRMVPLSDRTIYNLEQRGEFPRRIVLTSRSVAWDLAEVENWIEEKRRSALKAARPGFIW; this is encoded by the coding sequence ATGATTAAACCTCTTACAGCAAGTAGAGGTATTACCATGCATGAACTAGCACATAAGACACTGATTAATAGAAAAACATTACTGCGTATGGTTCCGCTATCTGATCGAACCATCTATAACCTGGAACAGCGTGGGGAGTTCCCTCGCCGTATTGTTCTGACCAGCCGAAGTGTTGCTTGGGACCTGGCTGAGGTTGAGAACTGGATAGAAGAAAAACGTAGGTCTGCGTTAAAAGCCGCAAGACCTGGTTTTATTTGGTAA